A genomic stretch from Helianthus annuus cultivar XRQ/B chromosome 1, HanXRQr2.0-SUNRISE, whole genome shotgun sequence includes:
- the LOC110930839 gene encoding uncharacterized protein LOC110930839: MGVKVEVLEFDGKAQPDEFIDWLSTVERIFDLIDIPDKVKVKLVAIKLCKYASLWWDHVKKKRVQEGKSKIETWEKMKKLLREKFLPSNYRQEAFLEYHNLSQRNSTFEDLIGEFDKLRMRCAVEEEEEQLVARFLGALQPEIADVVQLQPYWSYNDVCQLALKVEKQLKTRSKNVKLGPIKAENTCGATPAPATNRLSPIKAENIGGSPNLAAASTIVNRCFKCHGLGHFARECPNKHLVTFSEDTEPIYDTTGEEEPSYYDEVVYPDKGESLIVQRALSIAPASSIGDTLWLRNNIFRTKCTSKGKICTIIIDGGSCENMVATSMVEKLGLKVEPHPDRYQLTWFKKGNVVKVTQRCLVQFSIGNRYSDEVWYEVIPMDACHVLLGRPWQYDRRTKHDGFKNTYSFRKDGINITLAPLDTRETNSEAVVLTESAFIDFTRITTPHFIHALVIVEQNVTAEEVPPVVCPLLKEFQDVFPEDIPAGLPLMREIQHCIDLVPGSVIPNKPAYRMNPKEFQELHRQVTELLDKGLIRESMSPCALPALLVPKPGGAYPMCVDSRAVNKITIKYHFPIP, from the coding sequence ATGGGAGTAAAGGTTGAAGTTCTAGAATTTGATGGCAAAGCTCAACCAGATGAATTTATTGATTGGCTCAGCACGGTGGAACGCATTTTCGATCTCATAGACATCCCCGACAAAGTTAAGGTAAAACTTGTTGCTATTAAACTCTGTAAATATGCTTCTTTGTGGTGGGATCATGTCAAAAAGAAAAGGGTTCAAGAGGGAAAGTCAAAAATTGAGACTTGGGAAAAAATGAAGAAACTATTACGGGAAAAGTTTCTACCAAGTAATTATCGCCAAGAAGCTTTCTTGGAATATCATAACTTGTCCCAACGAAATTCTACCTTTGAGGACTTGATTGGTGAATTCGACAAGTTAAGAATGAGGTGTGCGGTtgaagaggaagaagaacaacTTGTGGCTCGGTTTTTGGGTGCCCTACAACCTGAAATAGCAGATGTAGTCCAACTCCAGCCTTATTGGAGCTATAATGACGTTTGTCAATTGGCCTTGAAGGTCGAAAAACAGCTCAAAACAAGAAGCAAGAACGTCAAGCTCGGCCCAATCAAAGCCGAGAATACTTGTGGTGCGACTCCCGCTCCAGCAACCAATCGGCTCAGCCCAATCAAAGCTGAGAATATTGGCGGATCGCCTAATTTAGCCGCTGCTTCCACCATTGTAAATCGATGTTTTAAATGCCATGGCCTAGGCCATTTCGCTAGAGAGTGTCCAAACAAGCATCTTGTTACGTTCAGTGAAGACACGGAACCCATTTATGATACTACTGGAGAAGAAGAACCCAGTTATTATGACGAAGTTGTGTATCCGGATAAGGGCGAATCCTTAATTGTACAACGGGCTCTTAGTATCGCCCCGGCCTCTTCCATCGGTGACACTCTTTGGCTCCGTAACAATATTTTCCGTACAAAGTGTACATCAAAGGGAAAGATTTGCACTATTATTATTGATGGTGGTAGCTGTGAAAACATGGTGGCAACAAGTATGGTTGAAAAGCTAGGATTGAAAGTCGAACCTCACCCGGATCGGTATCAGTTGACATGGTTCAAAAAAGGAAATGTCGTGAAAGTCACTCAACGGTGCCTTGTTCAGTTTTCAATTGGCAATCGATATTCCGATGAAGTGTGGTACGAGGTTATACCCATGGACGCATGTCATGTTTTATTAGGACGACCTTGGCAATACGATCGACGAACAAAACACGACGGGTTTAAGAATACGTACTCCTTTCGGAAAGACGGCATCAACATTACCCTCGCTCCCTTGGATACCCGCGAAACAAACTCTGAAGCGGTTGTCCTGACCGAATCCGCCTTTATAGATTTCACCAGAATCACTACCCCACATTTCATCCACGCCCTTGTAATTGTCGAGCAAAATGTTACAGCCGAAGAAGTTCCCCCTGTGGTCTGCCCCCTACTAAAAGAGTTCcaagatgtgtttccagaagacaTTCCCGCCGGCTTACCCCTAATGCGTGAAATCCAGCATTGTATTGACCTTGTTCCCGGTTCAGTCATTCCTAATAAACCTGCTTATCGCATGAATCCAAAAGAGTTTCAAGAACTCCACCGCCAAGTCAccgagttgttggataaaggactCATCAGAGAAAGCATGAGCCCTTGTGCTCTTCCAGCTTTACTAGTTCCTAAACCCGGAGGCGCCTACCCCATGTGTGTTGATAGTCGTGCCGTCAACAAAATTACAATAAAGTATCATTTCCCCATACCCTGA